The Parambassis ranga chromosome 13, fParRan2.1, whole genome shotgun sequence genome contains the following window.
AACCTTCTGCATGACGGCCCTGTGGAGAAACTGCGTCTTTCTCCAAACAGTGTCCACCTTGTGTCGCTTTCAGCAGGAGAAATTTACGTTTGGGAGACAGAGTCGGCTGCAAACATCCAGCGTATTTGCGGCAGCAGAGCCACAGACATCCTGATCACTCCTAACAGTAACTGTGGTGTGAGCATCTCTGACCGAGGGCTCTCCCGTGTTTGGAAGATGACACAGGGAAGTATTGTGTGCAGCATAcacgtgtgtctgtctgacgcTCAGGTGTCCCCTGAGAACACCTTCCTGATTGGCCGTTACTGTGGAGACCTGCTAGCTGCCAGTCTGTGGTCGGGCTCGATTAGCAAGCGTTTCTCCTGCGTGGAAAGTTCGCAGTGTGTGATCGCTTTCCGCACTCTGCCTGAGCAGCCAGAGTTTGTGGTGGTGATGGTCGCCTCAGGAGCAGTGTACACCTGGAAGGTGGCAGAGGAGACAGTGTGCAGACACTTCCATCTGCCGCACACGTTTCACTGTCAGCCACACGACTTCCAAATGTCCTCTAATGGAAGCTGGACAGTGCTGTCCACTGATAATGACACTGTCCACCTCTTAGACTTGTCTCAGGTCAGGCTGTGCTCATTCAGAGTCGATGGTCCTGTCCTTAAAGCCTGCTTAGACAAAGCTGGATGCTACATCGCTTGTATATCCTGCCCGGGCAGCGGCTGTGACTGTGACCCGCACGCGAGGCCCGTCCTCACAGTCACGCGACTCTCAGATGGGGAAAGAGTGGGAAGTATCCGCCTGTCAAAGAATCCTCTGGCTCTGGCTGTGTGGGAGCGGCACCATGTGTTCGTGGGTTTTCAGGACGGGTCTGTAGGTGTGTACTCTGTATCAGATATCATGATTGGAGAGGCGGAGTTAATCAGATGCAGAGAAAATGTAAAGCTGAAGGAGTGCCCGTTTGACAGAGCACCATCCACCTGGCTTCCACTCAAAGTACCCAATGTCATATGGCCTTGAAATTTTCACCTGCTGGTAGCTAAAGATTGGACTTTTACAAGAAGTCACAATTAATTTTTTTACCACAATAACATTGTTTTACCAATACCAAAATTTATGATGTACATTTACATGATCCATATGTACATAATTTACAGAAATGTTGCACctttcaaatgaaaacaaaaaaaatgtctacaGCTTTGTTCATAACTGCAACATTCACAGTGATAAAGTTTGTTTCAGTTTCATTTCTGTGAAAACCAAAGCAAGCCTGGCTGACAGAggttttttatgttgttgtttatctTATCTCACTTAATAAATGCCTTGTATAATAAACACCTTATCTCTATTTctgtattaaataaaataatgccACTTTGGACCCACATCATGTTTTAATTACTTTGAAACAGCACAATTAATATTTGTCTTAGATTATGAAGAATCACAAACTTGTATCCACTTATTGTTGGTTTGAATAACTCATTGCTCTCGTGATGCCTTCACAATTTCATGTTATGTGTGTAAATTTGACTACTTTATCTTTTTTAAGGCCAAACAAGCACAGGCTGTTCCACAGTCAGTGAAATAAAGGGTCAGTTCAGTGAATAATGCAGCTCTATGTGATCTGTTTATTTTAAGAACATAACTGTACAGACACCCTCCTGTCACTTCGTTTTTGTCTCACCACTCCTGACCAGAGGGTGTGGTTTTAAGCGCTTTTCACCGGCTGACCGCCCAATCTCCGACAGCGTCTGAACGCACCATCAGCTGAAGTTGTCCCAGCGGCTGAGatctgtttagttttcactGCAGGTGGAGACATGAAGCTCTTCTGTTGGGGAGACAGCTCCAGTGGACAGTTCGGACCCCAGGCGACCCTCAGCCCGGCGTCCTGGACTGTCCCCGGTGTCATAACCGACATCTGCTGCGGGGAGCAGCACTCTTTATTCCTCACTGCGGATGGAGGCGTTTTATCATGCGGACACAACTCTCAGGGACAACTTGGACGAAAGAAGGATAAAGATGGAAACACGCCAGGTGAGTTAGGACGGTTATAGTTTTAAAATGGTCATTTTTCGTGTGCAATAAAATTATTTAACTTTCTTTAGAGTGTTATGATTTTATTGTATTAACTAAACGCAATTAGTCATCATTACCACTTACGACACGCAGGTTAATTTACTGAGCTGAGTTTCAGTTTCGTTTCATCCTTCTTGGTCCCCTCAACGAAACTGTACTAAGAGCGGCGCTGCGTTCAGGCACAGACGGGAAATTTGGAAATTTAGGAAAGTGTCACATTCACGGTTGGGATTTAAACTTAGTCTGATGAACTGCAGAGTGtgggtggacacacacacattgacagtTCCAGGTTgttatgtatatttattttaacatgtaaATAACACAATATGAACCGAGTCTCTTGTTTTATGTTTTCGTTTTCTTTATACTTCTGACTGAAATGTGTAATTCTCTGTCTGTCGTTCTGTGTGAGGTCGTGTGGAGGCTCTGGGTGACGTGGTGGCGTTCGCCTGCGGTCAGGACCAttctctggctgtgtgtgcatctgGACAGGTGTTTTCCTGGGGGGCTGGACAGGATGGACAACTAGGACTGTCACCTAATCAGCTGTGCAACAGTCTCAGACCGAGGCAAGACCTCCGTCTGTCACAGGACAGTGCTTTAATGTGGTTTAAtggtcttttttaaataaacatttttcctCTCATTATCATGCAGTCGTGTTCCCATACCCATGCCCATACCTATAATCCAAGTTGCATGTGGAAACACTCACTCCCTGGCACTGACGAAAGGTGAGACACAAAGGCAAAAATGGACTCTTTCTATGTTGGGCCACCAACTTGCCAATCATCCTTCTTCTTATTATAAATACCTAGTTGTATTatctctctttttattttttattttttggtttcCAGGAGGAGACGTCCTGTCATGGGGGTTAAACAGTCATGGTCAGCTGGGCCTGGGGAAGGATGTggcactgcagcacacaccTGTCCTGGTGTGCGCTCTGACTGGTGTACCAGTGACCCAGATTTCAGCCGGAGGGACCCACACTCTGTTCCTGACGCTGTCAGGTCAGGTGTACTGCTGCGGGGCCAATAAATCTGGACAGCTGGGCCTCAACAGGGTGGATGAGAAAGGTACAGTCATGTTTAGGAAGCTGCAGCTCACTGGTCCAGTGTTAGAACCTTACGCCTCTTCTTATTACTTTTAACAGGCAGGTTCAACATCTGCATGGTGCCTGCACTCAGACCTCTCAGCGTCACCTTCATGAGCTGTGGAGAGTCACACTCGGCTGTGTTAACACAGGTCCGAACTGTTTGTCTGCTTTGTATGTTGATGTTCAGAATGTAATGATAAATAATTCTGTTATTAATTGTTATTGTGTGATTATCAGGAGGGGAAAGTTTTCACATTTGGAGAAGGAAGCCATGGTCAGCTCGGTCATAACTCCACTGATAAGGAAGTGAGACCCAGACGGGTTGATGGGCTGGATGGGCCGGCCTCCCAGATAGCATGTGGCAGGTAAAATCCCAGTGTAAGACAGGCACTTGGAGAAGATTCACACTGTTTATATGCTATTGGTTTTCTCATTAAAtacctttttttgtgtctcaGGCATCACACTCTGGTTCTGTGCACCTCTGGCCAGCTGTGGGCTTTTGGCaatggggtcaaaggtcaaatggGAACTGGACAGCCACATGGCAGCTTGGGTCCCACACTTGTTCAGCTTCCATGGACCACTGACAGTGCAGCAGCCATACCCAGTGGTATGTATGCACTTTCTGGCATTGAGCAGTGAAGCACTTTATTATGAACCCTTGTTTAATTCTGTTTGTTTAAGCAGACCTGAAAATATCAGCTGGGTGGAATACAAACTTCACTTACTCCTCACCAGCCAAGGTAATGCAAACTCATTAAAAACATTAACAGAAACCTTCTCATACTGACTTCTGActccttctttttttaaggACTTGAGACAGATAACTGGACGCCTTCATAGGACAAATCTGCAGAAATGGCTGACAACAAACTATGGTAACGTGGAGGCAAGAAGGTAAGCTGTGTTCTTAATCTTGTATGCATTCATATTGAATGTATATTCCATGACTGCAGTGTTTATGAGTCTTTCTTTGTGCAACAGAGAAatcacatcaatgttttttACGGGTTCCAGTCTTGTTGCAAGTTTCACCAAAGCCAGGTAAGTCCACATTCTGTTGGCTCTCTTCAGCCACAACGGTAAGACTACTCATACAGTGTGGACCATCAGAGGATGTTGTGTTGACCTGAATGGTGTTTTCTCTTGGTCTTAGTGGGCCTCCATTGGAAGCCGGAGCCCTGACTGTGGACCATGATGCTGCTTTTCAAGCTTTTGACCAGCTCTTTGCAGTGCCATGGATCAAGCAATCAGTTAagaacatttttaaaagaaacCTGAACTGGATCTTTAACAGTTGGCACATCATGATCTCACAGTGCTTCTTTCCATGCAGGTCAGCCTGAAGATTCTGATTGACCTGCTTATTGCTTCCACAACCACCCTAAAGTCTCCAGAGATTTTCCTGGTTTTGCTGTCGTGTCCTCTGTTGCAGGACGACTCTAACATCATGTATGGAGTTTTGCCTTTGGCAATCGCAGTGTCAGAGCTCAGTGAGAAGACTCGGACAACGCTAAGTAaacacatttgattttttttcacagttttcaGAGAAATGTGTATTATCACTCTTTACAATTGtccttttttaattttcagaatCACttttgaatgtgaatgtgttgaACAGCTTGCGATGGAGATGGAGTAgttacagcagctctgacaaaAAATATCAAGACAGCATCCAAAACTCAGTGAACAGAGGAAATATGCTAAATACTAAAGAAAGtgcctgattgtgtgtgtgtgtgtgtgtaattactctcactgccagaagggggaaaCAAATGATCCACAATATAGCTCCAAATTCTTTATAGTCTATAGTTTGCACAGAGTACACACTCAGAGCTCTTAAGTGAAAATTATGTCCTCTCATGTCTACTTTGTTTTGCAGGAAGCATGTGGTCtgctctgtctccctctgtgctgACCAGGCACATCATGGTTTTCAAAAACGCGCTTGGCTTCATGCTGAAAAATGGTCTCTTAGTAACACACAACCCAGGTGTCAAATACCTGCTGGAAGTCCTCAAGCTACTCTACAAAGTCAGCCAttaccttctttttttaaattcaatatatttttctttataAGAACTGTTTAATGAATCTTTATGGTGTGTAAAATCCTAACAAATGACATAATAAAAATTTCTCTGCAGGCAAACAAAGCTGGAAGGTCCTACAAAGTCCCACTGAGCACCTTCTATGTAGAGGAAATCCCTCACGCTGTGAATGCCTTCCAGGACGTTGCTCTTTGGGTAGAGGCTAAAATAgaggtgaaaacacacagtgtaatgCAAACAGCCTGTTTGTCTTGAAGAGACTCACATTTCTTTGTATTGCTTTTTGTTTGAAGGGTGATGAGAACATGCCTGTGAGCTTCTGCCGCTATCCATTCCTCTTCACTCTGGTTTGCAAGGTGGCAATATTTAACATTGTTGCAGCCATGACCAAGGTAAAGTATATTATGTGCATATATGATAAATGATTTACTGCTTTGATGATGCTGCACAATGTGATGTGTGTCTTAAATGCAGTATTTATTTCGAAGATTTTTTTGGGCAGATTCTTTGTAATGGATAGTTATTTAATTACAGAATGTGCATGTGGATCCAGACCTGGCTTTTCTGTGGCCTAAGGAGATGATGATAGAGCCAGCAGGGTCACCCCCGGTCTTCCAGCTGATTCTGAGAAGGTCGCACTTGATTGAAGACACGTTCAGACAGCTGGGAGCAGCCGACCACAGCGCCTTCAAAAGGAAGCTTCTGGTAAACTCTTGTCACCTTTCAGACTGGCACACGATCCGACCTAATCCACCGATGGACACCATGACCCTCAATCCAACCTGCAACCTGTCTCGACTCGCAAACTGCCCTGAGACCCAACCCAATGTTCAACCAAAATCCCTGACCAGCAGCCTGACATGCAACCTGACCTGTAACCTGTAACCCAACCCATGTCCCCACCAAATTTGACCTGAGCTGCAACCTAAACTGCCCTTGAACCAACCAACCTCATGTGGAAATTGATGTGGAAAATATAACCTACAATACACAACATGTGTCAGTAAAGTATGACCATTGTTTCCAATCACAGGTGCAGTTTACAGATGACAGGAAGGTGATGAACGTCAACATAAGAGACTTTTTCCTTCACATCTTTGATGAGCTCTTAGCTCCAGAATCTGAAATGTTCATGTACAACGAGAGCAACactctgctctggtttcctccCAAGGTAAGTTTCATTTTTCTTGTGGTAACCCACCGTGTTATTGAAGGTCTATAAATTATTATAACTGGTTTTCATTCACCTAACAAACAGCCAAAACTGGAGGAGAAGACCTACTTCCTGTTCGGTATTCTGTGTGGTCTGGCTCTCTACCACCACAACACTGTCCAGCTGCCCTTCCCACGGGCCGTCTTCAAGAAGCTGCTCAGTGTCAAACCCTCACTGGATGACATGAAGGAGTTTGATCCTGTGCTGGCAGAGTAAGGCTAATTTCAGCATGGCTCCCTGTGACAGCTGGCATGTACTTACTCCAAGCTATGTTTTCTGTGTCATGAGGTCTTGGAGGTGCATCTTGGAGGACTACACCCCTGATCAGGTCCAACATCTGGTGGCTACTTTCAATGTAAGTTTACCAAATCATTTGgatcattgttattattaattaatacacTATTCCAGTCATTATATAGCTATATCTTTCATTTACAGTTGTCCTGGGGTGAGGAAAATGTTGAACTAGATCCAAGAGAACCAGGAAAACCTGTGACAGGGTCAAACAGGTCAgttaaaaacacaagaagagCCCCTGTACTGTGCTCTGGGTGCTTCGCCTGGATCCTCTAATATAATTTTAAATGATCTTTCTTCATAGGAAAGAATTTGTTGCTGCCTGTGTGGACCATGTCTTCAACAAATCTGTGGCGGGAGTGTTCGAGCAGTTCAGACGAGGCTTTTTCAAAGTGTGTGACATCGACGTGGTGGAGTTCTTCCAGCCGGAGGAGTTGCAGTCAGTGATGGTGGGCCAAGTGGACTACAACTGGGAGGTGTTCAAGCAGGTGTGCTAAAAATGACTACAATCTCGGGGGGTTTCCTTTTTTGACTCATGAAGCATGTTAgcttgtgatttttattttatatcattTACAGACAATtccatgttcatgtttatttttgaaacaGAACACAGTTTATGAAGGAGAATACCATGCTGAGCATCCAAACATCCTCACCTTTTGGGAGGTGTTTGAGAGactgacagcagaggaaaagagaaaattCCTTTGTAAGTATTATTCTCCTCCAGGTTTACTACGCAGTGGAACAATAGTGAGTCAGTGCTGTCTGACTGGACACaacacatgtgcatgttacagCTTTTTCATTTGTTACAAACATTTGTCCAAGAACACCAGAATGACCCTTTCACCGTTGTTATGTGGTGCCTGCAGTGTTTCTCACAGGCTGTGAACGTGTACCCTTCCTGGGAATGCAGAGCATCCAGATGAAAGTCGCCGTCTTACCTGCATCCACTGAACTCCATTTGCCAGAATCACTCACCTGCCACTCTCTGTTATTACTGCCCATCTACCAGAGGTACCCGGTGGAGAGGACCATGCAGAACAGGCTTCTTCAGGCTATTAATCACAACAGAGGCTTCAGTAAGAAATTACACGCAGACCGAAGGAATGAAGGCTCTTAAAAAAGCAGTCCAGCTTAGCTTTTTTGACACCAGtttgccatttttttctcttttaaataCAGATGCAAAAGTTAAAACATTCTTAGTCATTTAGTGGACCATTATACAGTAAACTGAGAAACTTGTGTAGTTTATATTAATATATCACAACAGCATTTTTAATTGTCTGAAATTTGCACACTTCTGTGacttctgcctgatgtttgtcACAATATTTTGTTTCTAAGCACCGTAATTTAGTTATATAAGGGTTCCATATGTTAGAATATGTTAATGTTATGAATGCTTCAATAGATTTGTATTATCACAATGTCAACACATCATAGCACGGCTACTATTATGGCTTATTTTAGAAGAGGTATTTTTCTGCCATTTGTGCCATAATAACctactaaatatatatatatggaaacACATTTTACCTTGCAATATTTAAGAGTGCGGTCTTTACTACAATGTCACATTCACATCTGTGAAAAGAAATCACACCTCAGTAGCTCCATCAGTCACACTTTATTATCAGACATTTCAGATAGGCTGTACAGCTCTGGCCTGGGATCAAATCGTTGTTAATCTTTAAGTGTTATGCTATGCTATGTACATACTGTCGAATTTTGTCCTTGTCTCCCGTTTGTTCCGTTCAAATGAagcagctcctccatcagctgtgaATTTATATTTAAACAATTAAAACTACACTTtagatgtaaacaaaaaaaaacctgaagagGTGGTATTTCTGAAAGTATTAGCATAATGAATGCAAATCTACCTTGGTATTGTCAgctacctaaaaaaaaaaatattttaaagcaCAAGTAACAAACCATCTCCTTTTTCCCATCTTTATTACATCTGACTTTCAATATGAAAAGCAGTAAATAACTTACTTTAAAATGTTATCAGAATGAAATTGACACTTCACTTTCTTGTCATGACTGATCTTTCTTTTCAAGGGTTGTCAGGCAGCAAAGCTCAAACATCtaacaaagcacaaagcaaacatGTAAAACAGTGGTCCTACACCACTCCACAGACAGGTTAACCCGAGCTTCCAGAGCCAATAGTGACTGTGAGTACTTTTCTCCACAGTGCCATGTTTCTTAACCAGGAAAAAAATTGTCTTTCCAGTCTAACATTTAAGCTGAGCCAGCTGATGATGTGTAAACTTcagattttacatttttctttacGAAAGGACGGTTTGTGTGAGGTTAGTGTGCTTTTCTTTCTATCGGCTCAGAAACATCCACTATGAAATATCGGACCAGACTAACATATGCAATTAATACTTCTGCTGTACACAAACATACTTAAATATCcctaaaaaacatatttaacaaGTAATTACACAGCTTAGAAAAACTTAAAGCCACTTGCTCTTGCTACAaacatttgaaaacataaaaaagacaaaaaggcaAATACAAACGACATggctgtgctgagagagagagagagaggaaaggcaGTAGTGCCTCATTTCTCTTAATCGTCTTGTAGCATGTGTTGTTCTGCTCCATGCAAACATGGAGAGAGTCCTTCTTGGTGTGACTGCTTCATCAAGTCTTTGATATGTGCGTGTGAAGTGTGTTTTAGGGGGTGAGATGGCATTCAGACAGCCAGAAAGTTCATcctctacatgtgtgtgtgtgttttatctaaTGAGGTGGTAGGTGAGCCAGTACATGAAGATaggctgtgctgctgctatAGACATGGTTAGATACATCCTCAGCTGGTTTCTGGCTCCTCTCACCAGCCGCCCCTCCGCCGCCGCCTCGGATAACAGCTTCAGACGCAGAGTGCGGATCTAAAGAGAGACCAACAAAGATGTTCttcacaaaatgcaaaaaaaacagacaagaaggataaatcaaaacacaaaccGTGTTTCACTCACCATGAAGACAAAGATGGCTGCACAGcaccagaggagagagagatagtaTGCTAGTCTCCCAAACAAAAGACCTGAGACCACACCTACAATCATCCTGAAGGAACAAAACGACACACAAGTCATCAGTTAGGGAGATTTTTCACAGAACAAAAGTTACACAAATGGAAACAAGAGCATGTGCATACCCAACATATTTGTAGCCGGAAAATGCTAGCAGGTCTATAGTGGTGAGGTCTGTGTTCACCGTGACGAGGTACAGGGACAGCAGCACCGCAAGGACTTCCATGATCAACCACACAAATGCAGAGCTGGCCTGAACTCCCAGCAGTTCTGGAGAAAACCTGAAGGGGCCAAAAAGTGTCAGAGGTTTCTGTTATGTCTCGGACATAACATGGACCACATCAAGCGCAGGGTGGCCCATGAGGGAAGTTCTAAAGAAGGAAATAGGATAAaatagaaagacacacaaaaaggtgTTTCAACATTAAATACCTGTTTTGTGTGCCAAGGGCCAGTCCAGCCACCAGGACATATGTGATGAAGCCCATGGCTGGAATGTAAAGATCTGGTGCATTCACATCAAAGCGCGGAGCCACAGGAGTGTCCTGCTGGTAGCTCACCTCCCAGTTCTACAACACACATCAtcatacacacagcaggtgttaTGATTCTAGTTTCCGCTAAACTGTCAGACTGAGAAGTAttgattacttttttttcttgcagaatTAAAAGAAGGTCTGTATCTGAACGCACAGCACCTCTGTGTCAGACCTAACAGAAGGATTTACATTTTTAGAGGTGGCTGGAGGCTTACCTGATGCATGTATGGGAACACTAGAAGGCCCAGCTTCTTCCCCACATAGACAGTGTCCACAGCAAAGTAATATTTCAGCTTAGAAATTGGGATGAACCTGTCCAGctaaaacaagaacacacatCCATTATTACAGGCTTTGAGAAAACGTTGTTTGAGGCATTCCTGTTCAGTCTTACATTCTTGTCCACCATTTCCTTCCCCTGCGATGCCAGTGAGCTGCCGTATGCCATGGCCAGGTTAGACATGGGGTCTGACAGGAGGGACTGGCCTGGAAATCCTGCAGCTTGAGGGCCTGCCTGATGGTTCCTactgacacaaaacaagacagtTAATCAAAAGCTGTGTCTGAAATTGTGGTTTGCATCAAGCTGGTTttataaaaatgttatttatgtCAATATTCAGCCTGACTCCACCCTGACTGGCAGGTCTCCTACCTATAGCCAGCCTGTGATCCAGGCCCGGCTCCACTTGTATCCTCAAACAGCTGGCTGCCATCTGCAGCATCTGTGGAGCTGTTCCTCAGACGCATATTGGGCTCTGTattaaaagacagagagagacagagaggaggaaacgTGTCAAACAGTGGCAGGTTTACACCTCTGGAACTAAGTCAGCAGGGTTAATAAAGCAAGCAAATAAATGAGAAGTCAGCTTGCAATCCATCCAACGGATATTCTAAACATTCTGTATCAGTTACTCATTAACACTGGCTGTCACATCAGAATGTCTGTCGGCATATTACAAAGTGTGTGGGTGATCCTGTGCAGCTAGACTGGAGGGCATCTGGAGCAGACAGTTCATTTCACACCTTTAACAAGGAATTTAAAAGTGATGCTGAGTAATAAGCACCGCACCTATGACAAGACTACATTACACCATCCTCAGACACTGTTGGGATGGACCTTGTGATGTCCCTGATATTCCTAATGAATAGgacccacacagaaacacaactctTAAAAGTAAGGATATTATAGTTCTTACAAAGATACATACAGAGTTATTGAATAATGCCTGTTTATATTCAGCTGATGCACACATGTGCGCTCAGAGATAATAACATGAATTGACCCTGACCCCTTTTCTAACCTTTAAACCTTTCTTAATTACGACAAGTGATGATTCATTGTCTACTTTTCTAGTAATTTTAAATCCGGCTAATCCGGTCTGAAGCTTGTAAACAGTAGCTTTTTTAAGGCTACTTTAACTCGCACGCAAACCACCGAAGTGTATCTCAAAATAAAGCCACCGTCTATCTTTACTTTCCCACAAGGTCTACCACATAAACTTAGATCCAGAGTGCACACAGATGAAATGTGAAAGAGGGGCTGTCGTTAGCCTGTCTAGCCTCTTCAACGTTAGGTAAATTGGCTAGTTAGCACTGTTAGCACTTAGCTTGTGTTTAATAATAGTTTAAAGTGAAGCTTTCTCGCTAATGCAGTCTTCTGTGCTTTCGCTGTGGGAAAGTCAGGAACCATTTTTGTGTGCGTTTTTGCGAGTTGTTAGCCGTTAGCCACAACCGGCGAGAGAACTGGGAGCTAACGTCGCCTTTCAGTTCCGTTTACGTTGAAGAAATCTATCGATAAATATGCGCAGTGCAGCCGCCAACTTTAGAGCCTGATCTGATTGATAAAATCACGTACGTAACTTACGCTGTCTGAACCCACTTTGAGTAGCAGTATAATCCATTTGGAGCAATTTGATGGTAGCAGCAGTTGTCAGATTAACTCCTCCACTCACTACTTCACAAGCTGCACCGGGAAGTTGCAGTCATTCATGAAATTACACGGAAGTAAATGTTGGctgattcttcttctgtggtattCAGCTTTGACGAAGACAACCCTGCGTCAAAGCTGAATACCGCCACCTATTGTATCGAAACCGCCAAGACCACCCTGACGATCAAACCGGGGaagttaaaatgattttttttttcaataatcaATTAAAAATTGTGTAATATGATAACTGTTATTGACTCACAGATTTACGTTTTTATGCAAGATATTCAGTACAGCTAAAAACAGACGATTCActaaatgtctgttttattctGGTGTTCATAAATTAGGATTTTCTCATCAAGTTTAATGTAAATTAGATTAACACGTTTTTAAATTTTCATAACCATGAGCGATAGATACAGTAATTGGCATTTCTTAGTCTTGCCCTTAAGGCCACATGATTTAATTAAATATAGGCCATTACATAACCAGtcatctgtgtgactgtgtgattcATCAAAATGAGCTCAACTTACCAAGGACTCATTAATAATGATGATTCAAAAGTGCTGACAAATATCATTCTGCATGATTctttgaacagaaaaaaaacatattgctttattatgtttattatatatttcagcTTTGTTCTACTTTAACACATGAATCCTTCCAGGTTTATGAGATAGTTTTTACATATAGACAAACCAAACACATTTAGATTTCTGTTCCTGGAACAACTGGAGCACATCAGTCAACAAGTCTGATTTGCTCCAGTTGTCATATTAAGATGCTGTCTCTCTTCGTGTCACACAGTGACAGGTTAAAGAGAAAATAATGACATGGAGACGTGATCCTGCTCTTTGAAACCAGGATGGCTACATTCCAGTTTTCAACAGTGCCAGTAAGTCAGTCTGTCCTAACAGGAAACTGGTCTAATAAAGTCTACCAGTCTAATGTACTAAAGGTGAGAAtccaaaatatatttaaagcaAGTT
Protein-coding sequences here:
- the yif1b gene encoding protein YIF1B isoform X2 — translated: MDYTATQSGFRQRKLQPNMRLRNSSTDAADGSQLFEDTSGAGPGSQAGYRNHQAGPQAAGFPGQSLLSDPMSNLAMAYGSSLASQGKEMVDKNLDRFIPISKLKYYFAVDTVYVGKKLGLLVFPYMHQNWEVSYQQDTPVAPRFDVNAPDLYIPAMGFITYVLVAGLALGTQNRFSPELLGVQASSAFVWLIMEVLAVLLSLYLVTVNTDLTTIDLLAFSGYKYVGMIVGVVSGLLFGRLAYYLSLLWCCAAIFVFMIRTLRLKLLSEAAAEGRLVRGARNQLRMYLTMSIAAAQPIFMYWLTYHLIR
- the yif1b gene encoding protein YIF1B isoform X1; protein product: MDYTATQSGFRQRKLQPNMRLRNSSTDAADGSQLFEDTSGAGPGSQAGYSRNHQAGPQAAGFPGQSLLSDPMSNLAMAYGSSLASQGKEMVDKNLDRFIPISKLKYYFAVDTVYVGKKLGLLVFPYMHQNWEVSYQQDTPVAPRFDVNAPDLYIPAMGFITYVLVAGLALGTQNRFSPELLGVQASSAFVWLIMEVLAVLLSLYLVTVNTDLTTIDLLAFSGYKYVGMIVGVVSGLLFGRLAYYLSLLWCCAAIFVFMIRTLRLKLLSEAAAEGRLVRGARNQLRMYLTMSIAAAQPIFMYWLTYHLIR
- the yif1b gene encoding protein YIF1B isoform X5, yielding MDYTATQKPNMRLRNSSTDAADGSQLFEDTSGAGPGSQAGYSRNHQAGPQAAGFPGQSLLSDPMSNLAMAYGSSLASQGKEMVDKNLDRFIPISKLKYYFAVDTVYVGKKLGLLVFPYMHQNWEVSYQQDTPVAPRFDVNAPDLYIPAMGFITYVLVAGLALGTQNRFSPELLGVQASSAFVWLIMEVLAVLLSLYLVTVNTDLTTIDLLAFSGYKYVGMIVGVVSGLLFGRLAYYLSLLWCCAAIFVFMIRTLRLKLLSEAAAEGRLVRGARNQLRMYLTMSIAAAQPIFMYWLTYHLIR
- the yif1b gene encoding protein YIF1B isoform X4; protein product: MDYTATQSGFRQQPNMRLRNSSTDAADGSQLFEDTSGAGPGSQAGYRNHQAGPQAAGFPGQSLLSDPMSNLAMAYGSSLASQGKEMVDKNLDRFIPISKLKYYFAVDTVYVGKKLGLLVFPYMHQNWEVSYQQDTPVAPRFDVNAPDLYIPAMGFITYVLVAGLALGTQNRFSPELLGVQASSAFVWLIMEVLAVLLSLYLVTVNTDLTTIDLLAFSGYKYVGMIVGVVSGLLFGRLAYYLSLLWCCAAIFVFMIRTLRLKLLSEAAAEGRLVRGARNQLRMYLTMSIAAAQPIFMYWLTYHLIR
- the yif1b gene encoding protein YIF1B isoform X6; amino-acid sequence: MDYTATQKPNMRLRNSSTDAADGSQLFEDTSGAGPGSQAGYRNHQAGPQAAGFPGQSLLSDPMSNLAMAYGSSLASQGKEMVDKNLDRFIPISKLKYYFAVDTVYVGKKLGLLVFPYMHQNWEVSYQQDTPVAPRFDVNAPDLYIPAMGFITYVLVAGLALGTQNRFSPELLGVQASSAFVWLIMEVLAVLLSLYLVTVNTDLTTIDLLAFSGYKYVGMIVGVVSGLLFGRLAYYLSLLWCCAAIFVFMIRTLRLKLLSEAAAEGRLVRGARNQLRMYLTMSIAAAQPIFMYWLTYHLIR
- the yif1b gene encoding protein YIF1B isoform X3; its protein translation is MDYTATQSGFRQQPNMRLRNSSTDAADGSQLFEDTSGAGPGSQAGYSRNHQAGPQAAGFPGQSLLSDPMSNLAMAYGSSLASQGKEMVDKNLDRFIPISKLKYYFAVDTVYVGKKLGLLVFPYMHQNWEVSYQQDTPVAPRFDVNAPDLYIPAMGFITYVLVAGLALGTQNRFSPELLGVQASSAFVWLIMEVLAVLLSLYLVTVNTDLTTIDLLAFSGYKYVGMIVGVVSGLLFGRLAYYLSLLWCCAAIFVFMIRTLRLKLLSEAAAEGRLVRGARNQLRMYLTMSIAAAQPIFMYWLTYHLIR